A stretch of Myroides oncorhynchi DNA encodes these proteins:
- the cmk gene encoding (d)CMP kinase, whose amino-acid sequence MKKITIAIDGFSSTGKSTLAKSLAKSLSYVYIDTGAMYRAVTLHAMRKGLIKKDYFNKEELIESLSSIDLHFEYNPEKGFAEVFLNQENVEGVIRSLEVSQFVSQIAEVPEVRRKLVEQQQNLGKSKGVVMDGRDIGTVVFPGAELKIFMTASPEIRAQRRYDELSVKDPNVTYEAVFNNVVERDNIDTSRVDSPLVMASDAIEVDNSHLTIEEQFDLILELARDRAK is encoded by the coding sequence TTGAAAAAAATTACCATAGCGATTGATGGTTTTTCCTCTACAGGAAAAAGTACATTAGCAAAATCACTTGCAAAATCACTTAGTTATGTATACATCGATACAGGAGCGATGTATAGAGCTGTAACTTTGCACGCAATGAGAAAGGGCTTAATAAAAAAAGATTACTTTAATAAGGAAGAACTTATAGAATCTTTATCCTCTATAGATTTACATTTTGAATATAATCCAGAAAAAGGGTTTGCAGAAGTATTCTTGAATCAAGAGAATGTAGAGGGGGTAATCCGTAGTCTTGAGGTATCACAGTTCGTAAGCCAGATAGCAGAAGTACCAGAAGTAAGAAGAAAGTTAGTAGAACAACAACAGAACTTGGGTAAGTCAAAGGGAGTAGTAATGGATGGTAGAGATATCGGTACTGTAGTATTTCCTGGTGCGGAACTTAAGATTTTTATGACCGCTTCACCAGAGATTAGAGCACAACGTCGTTATGATGAATTAAGTGTTAAAGATCCAAATGTGACTTATGAGGCAGTATTCAACAATGTAGTAGAACGAGATAATATCGATACTTCTAGAGTTGACTCACCATTAGTAATGGCATCAGATGCGATAGAGGTAGATAACTCACACTTGACAATAGAAGAACAATTTGACTTAATTCTTGAGCTAGCGCGCGATAGAGCTAAGTAA